The stretch of DNA AATGTGCTACacaaagaagaaagacaaaCTGCATTAAAAGATTGCTAGATGGAAATGGATAGGAGGTGTCTACTCTAGAGGGCATTAGTGTTATGTTCCAAGATTATTTTAAAGACTTATTCACTTCATCAGAGCCTGGGAACATTACTAAATGTTTAGAGTCATTGGCCTCTCGAGTCACAGCTGCTCAAAATGATTTGCTATCCAGACCATTCACTAAGCAGGAGGTAGAAGATGCCCTTTTTGAAATGAATGCCCTGAGCTCCCAGGACCAGATGGCTTCCCTGCTGctttttatcaaaaatactGGCCTATCATTGGCCCACAGGTGAGTGATGCagccttatttattttaaattcaaaaggCAACCTTGTTTCCATCAACAACACCTTCTTAACCTTAGTTCCTAAGAAAAAGAATCCCCCTCATGTGACTGAGTTTAGACCCATCTCTCTTTGTAATGTTTTGTATAAGATTATTTCCAAAGCAGTAGCCAACAGGCTAAAGAGAATTCTGCCAACACCTTCTTACTCAGTCTGCCTTTGTTCCAAATCGACTTATCACTGACAATATAATAGTGGCATTCGAGGCTTTGCATACTATGTCTTGTAAAATGATAGGAAAGGAGGGCTATATAGCACTAAAACAtgacatgagcaaggcctacGATAGAATTGAATGGAGCTTCCTCAGAGCAGTAATGTACAAGTTGGGATTCTATAAACAGTGGGTTGAGTTGGTTATGAAGTGTATTGAGTCAGTCTCTTACTCAATTTTAGGGAATGGCTCCCCTCAAGAAGCTTTTCATCCATCTAGAGGGATAAGAAAAGGTGATCCTCTctcaccttttcttttcattttatgtgcTGAAGCTCTTAGTAACCTGGTTAGTCAGGCTGAAGAGAAGAATATGATCCATGGTGTTCCAGTTGCTAAAGGCCAGATGAGGATTTCTCACCtattttttgttgatgataGCCTTCCTTTCTGTGAGGCTAATGCTATGGAGTGGTGTAGATTGGTTGACTTGTTAAGGCTGTATGAAACAGCCTCTGGCTAAAGGTTAAACCTTGAGAAAACTTCCATCATTTTCAGTAAGAACACGACTAAGGTAACTTAGCAATATATCCTTTCCATTGCTAGGATGAGGATTGCTAACTTTGAGGCTCCAAATTTGTTTCCAGGCTTCTCTGAAGGAACCACTGCTCAAGGCTTGATCCTTTGTTGCCAGCTCCCTTGACATTGCCATGTGGTATGAACTTCTAACTGAGAAGCTGCCATCTTTGGAGCCTTGCCAAAGGATTTTGTCCCTGCTGTTTAGGAAACTAGTGGGGGTTTACAGAATAATTTCAGCTTCTCTTGGATCAAAAACCCGCTGCACTAGAGTTGAATTCCATTGCTTGGAGAGGGGGTCTATAAGTTCTGAGACTCTGGCATTTTGGTCTAGAATTTTGACACTGCTGAGGACCTTGCTAGGAGTTGGATAAGCCAACTATTTATCCTTCCAAATAAAGGTGTCACTTCCAATGCCTATTCTCCAGTATGCTCCTGCTTCCACAAGGGATCTAGTTGCAAGGAAACTTCTCCAGATAAAAGAGGGTTTAGGTCCCATTTTTGCCTATTGAAATGTTGAGTTTTTTAAGTACTTTGCTTTCAAGACCTGTGCTGCAAGGGACTCAAGATGTTGGATTAGCCTCCAGCATTGCTTTGAGAGcattgctaagttgaagaactCAAGATCCCTGAACCCTATTCCCCCTTCAGATTTAGACCTCCCCATCCATTTCCAAGGGACCCAATGAATTTTATGTTCTTCGTCTTGttgcccccaccaaaacttttgaATAACACTGTTGATATCTTTAAGGAGGGAGAGTGGCAGTTTAAATACACTCATAGTGTAAATAGGGAGGGCTTGGAGAATAGTTTTGATAAAAACTTCCTTCCCTGCTTGAGAGCCTGCCTTGAGGCCCTTCCCACCCAATCCAACCTTTTCAAAAAAAGAGTGGTAAAGAGCCCTCTCTACCCAATCTGTAGCAGGGATGCAGAAAGTGTCAGTCATGCTATTTGGAACTGTGAGGCTGCAAGAGATGTGTGGAGCCAGTGCTCTAAATGCCTACAGAAATGCTCAACCACCAATCTCCACATGTTACAACTTTTTGAAGCATTAACCAAGTCTATGGAGAGCCAGGTTCTGCAAGAATTTGCTGTGGTAGCCAGGAAaatatggtggagaagaaacCAGTTTATCTTTAATGAAAAACTCACACATCCTAACGAGTTGGTTAAGGAAGCTAGAGGATTACTCAACATGCTAGCCGAGGAGGTTGATCACAGAGTTTTTAGTCCCAACAAAGGTTGCATATCAGCTGAAGTATGGCAGGCCCCTCCCTCAAACTGGGTTAAGATAAACTAGGATAGTGCTGTTGACAATGTCCAGGGcctagttggagttggagtggTAGCAAGGGACAATGCAGGCCAAGTCTTAGCCACTATGAGATCCAGAAAACCTCTATTTCCTGACCCTCTTCTTGCTGAAGCTCTTGGTGCACTAGAAGCAGTTCAATTTGGTTTGGACATAGGTCTATCTCAAGTGATTATCGAAGGGGACTCTTTGCAAGTTGTAACTGCACTCAAAAGTGATAAGGAAAGCTGGAATTCTGCTAGTATGTTTGTTAATGAGGCTAAACAGTTGACTAAGTATTTTGCTAAGTGGGATATTTCTCATGTAATGAGAAATGGTAATTCAATAGCTCACTTGTTAGCAAAAGATGCTCTCTCCATTTCTGATTTTATTGTAACAATGGAGGAAACTCCCTCATCTATTTCTCCTTtgatttaaatgaaatggttttgAGTTCTAAAAAAAAAGCCTAAAATACAATATAGATTCAAGGTGTATCCTTTCTattatcgataaaaaaaaaaaaatgtacctaGAAGTATATAAGGCCATGCAACCAAAAACTAGATTGAGCATCgattttaagattgatgaaTTTTAACTATTTTCCACTCCTTGTGATATTGAAGGATTTGCAGGATATCTTCAATGATAGGAGTGATTTGCCAATTTGGAGAGGAATTTGTGCTTTTAATGGCTGTTATGACTGTTTGATCATTGCCCTCTAGCACTGCTAGATTTTGTTGGAGTTGACATGACATTTTGGAAGAGAAGAGGGCTGCTGAAGCTTTGGCTATCATGGAATTTTTGATGCTTTGAACTCCAAGATTTTCCCGTTGTGGTCCCTACATATCGTTGAGATTGTTGAGAAAGAATCTCTTACTGATGCGTCAAAGGAGAAACTTCTTTGATTTTGAGGTGTGATGGTTTCCAAACTTCCATTTGTAGGTTgaccctttttcttttgttaccGTTTCATCCATCACAAAAGCTACGATTTTAGTGCATGAAATATGTCCTCACATAATAACGTCTTATAAGAATCCATGTAGTCTGTTTGCAAGCTGAGTGCAATGATGAGAGATCCATAGATGACATGATGAATAGTTTTCTATCATCATTTAACATTTCAAAACCAATGCATATTGACTTTCCCCACCCATAATCTCCactataaaatgttaaattgattCAGCTTCCAGATAAACATTGGAACTCCCTAAGAAATTTGGAGTTTATTATATGTATCAAGATTCAAGAGGTTATTATTAACACCCTAGCGAAAAAGCACCACTCAATATCATGCaacatatataactttttttttcattgaaaacataacatactaGCTATAACATGTCTTTGTTGGAGACGAGAAGGAGTCTCATCGAGATGACAAGAAACAATGCTGTGAAGAGGGTCCATAGAATTAGCGATCTACTTAAATGAAAGTGAAGTCTAAGAAGAtaagtaaaaatgaaatttcaatCATATTGTTGCTTGTTGTCTTGTAGAAAACTTTCTTATTTCAATAACAAAAATTtgctaaaataattatatagagttttactacacaacttccaccacacttcacacttcacatctttataaattttttaatattttttttgagtttatttttttaaaattatttcaaattttatatttattattcatataataaatatttaataaaataaaaaaatataaaaaaaatataaaatataaaatatgaagaagttgtaaagatttatttaattatataatcgtttaaattttaatcactaaaaatatgttaattaataattaatttgattcttacattattattacaagacggttggagattaaacgtgaataaaaagaccattagagattaaaagtgaataaaaaatatatttgatgaatgaacagtactcatttaaatttgaaaaaatatgtatttattgtaACTTAAAGTTTCACACTTATCTTTTTAGCTAATCCAACGCAACtctctattttatatttgattaccAATGCTCCAAGTGGATAAATGACTGTTTACCTCAACTCTGCACAGATTctcgttcaataaatatttcacaATCTTCATTTTGGAATTCCAAATTGCACAGATTTTCTGGGTTGACTTCTCAGAATCTTATGTGCTGTTGCCTTGGACTTTGTTTTTGATGTTAAATTAAGCTCACACATTTATGGCTGTGTTATCATGCACGGGTTTGATGCAAGGTCGTTCGGGAATTACAGCAATCGAGAAACGGCGTGAAGGTATTAACGGAGGATGGTTGCGTCTACGAAGCCAATTACGTGGTTTTGTCCGCCAGCATTGGTgttctccaattatttttcgcTAGTCCCAAGAATGATTGACTATACCCtgtattttaaaaagaaagaaaaagaacgaGAAATGACCTCTAGAACgtgcatatattattttgaaaaatgatttgcctatacaaatttttataaaaaaatgaatctcactttaaaaaaaaatataaaaaaaattattttttattaataaaactcattattttataaaaggtttATATGAATCTTATCTATTTGaagattgtatctagcattacatCAAACTTAGAAACATTGGACTCAATAAGAAATTTGGTATTTCATTATATCCACCAATGTGGAAGCTGTCTCTCCAAAGACTCACATTCTCCTTACTAGCTATAAAATCAGGAATAGACCCTATATGTTTATCCGTCATATGCTCGATGGCTTCCCTTAGATTCCCTGCACCAAAGTTTAATGGCTTGGCCAAAAGGTCGTCATGGACACGTTTCAATGTCACAGTATGAAGAACTATGATCCCCAACTATCTTCAAGGGAGAGGTGGCTTCGAGTGGCTGTGAAACTCAAGCACTATGTCAACTCTTGTTAGTTGAGAGTTATCGTCTGCTCACACCTAATTGCCTATAAATCTCCATAAATGGCTGGCAATTGCTTCGTATTGTGAATATAGACAGGTTGACACCATTTCCACGTCCTGATAAGGAATCTCGTTCGCTTTTTTAGTTGCTCGGCTTGTTTTCAAGTGATTTTCAATCGCTTAAATTTAagcatattatttattgatcgtgtatatatataatatatacatacgtatttgaatttaaaatatgtaaagtgtgTAGTGTAGAATGTCGTTCATTTTTTTAGTTGCTCGACtccttatttttaaaaagaggattgctattcatcatcccacaccacacactttatatattttaaaataatttttattatttattatttattatttttaattttattttattcttgttaaactaattgagttgttctacttattatctatacaccacatatttgttataaaaaaaaaaatatgtatgatgtgtggtgtgtgagaataataaatacaaatattattttaaacaaaaaatctttgatttttttggcaTATAATATACTTTGTGGCCGTGATGTTTACGAAATTATTGGGTCATGGTAGGTGGAGGCAGACTGCTGGGTGTACTTCAAATTTGCAAggcttttttttataattattttctaaatattttattcttattatgaTTATTCAACATTAATGGCAAATTTTGCAATAGTTTCCAAATAAATCAACTACTATGGCCAAGTCCTAAAAGTACAATGAGACTCCAACAATGATAATACCCCAAATGTTATTTATATCCATCACTTTCTCAACTGATCACAAGCtcaaggaaataaattaaacaaggaACCAAAGATCAACATAATAGCAAGCAACGTACAGCTTCCCTTGCACATTTTCTACAGATAAACGATGCTATTATTTAACTGAGTGCTTGTAATTAAGTTTCTGGATTTTTACAGCCCATTACCACGGCATGTCCTCATAGAAGAGCTTCTTAAGAGAATCCATGTATTCTGTTTGCAAACGAAGTGCTATGAGGAGAGATCCATCAGCAGTTGGACTTGACATGATGAACGACACTTGCCATCATCATTTAATAATCCTGGACCGACGTATATTGGCTTTCCCCATCCATAATCCATACCATAAAATGGCAAATTAATCCAACTTCCGACAGAAACGTTGGGATTTCCTAAGAAATTAGGTGTTTTCGTGTATGCACGAATATGGAAGTTACTCCTCATAGCACTCACATCCTCTTTGCTAGTTATAAAATCAAGAGCTGACCTTATATACTCATCTGTCATACGCTCGATGGCTTCCCTTATATTTCCAGCAGCATAACTATGTGGCTTGGACAATAGGTCGCCATGGACACATTTCGATGTGACGGTCGTAAGAACTGCGTTTCCAAAGTATCCTAGGGGGAGAGACGGCTTCAAGCGGCTACGATAATCAAGCCCTAAGTAAAGTCTTGTAGGTTGAGAGTTATCACTTGCTCGTGCCTTGCATATACACCTCCATAAGTGGCTAGCGACTGCTTCATATCGAGAATAAGGTCGTGTCACCACCATTTCCATGTCTTGATGTGGGATCTCGTTGGCTTTTTTTCTTAGTCCCTCGACTTGCTCTTTGCTGACTTTCAATATGGTGGCACAAGTTTCTTTCATCTTCTCCTCTTTGGCATCAGTGTGTCCTAATAGGAGTGGTGGTTTTGTGAACTCTATATGCTCAAAGCGTAGAGGCAGAAGTGGTTCGGATGATCGTAATATGGTGCGATCATGGAAAGGCATCTCATTCTCCTCCAATTCATCCCCTCGTGCCAACTTGGTCCATGCATTGAAGAATTTAGCAGCAGACCATCCATCAACCATTGTGTGGGACATGGCTGTTCCAACACAGAGACCACCGCAGCTAAACCTTGTGACTTGCACCAGCATCAAGGGCCAATCCTCAATCGGACTACCATAATCAACCTTAGGGACCAAATCTTCGACTGCCTTTGTTGGTGCAAAGTCGCCAAGTTCATCAAGTTTTGCTTCTGAATAAGCTTCCGATAGCTGCGCTCCCTTGGCATTACAATGGAGTTCCAGTCGGCCACCATGAATCCAGCTTAGTCGACCAGCTAGTGGGTAGTAGGGAACCAATGCACGGCTCAGGGAGTCTTTCAGAGTCTCGAGTGTTGTTGGTTTTTCATTGTTGTCGCCGGTGGTTTTGTAGATACAGATGAGAGGTGCATGAGTCCATTGCATTATTTGGTCGTTCTCTGATAACTGTAATACGCCTCCCGGTGTAGGCTTGCTCGGAAAGATGGTGGAAGTAGACTTGAGGGTCAccattattttgtgaaaatattcGGTGTATGTTTTTCTGCGATTTTCTTACTACAAGTAGGCTACAAATTGgtgatatgatatatataggCTAATCAATGCTTTGGATAATGAACACTCAttagagagatggaggagagaaATATATTCACAGTtagttttaagagaaatgatacttgcagtcgtgagtatgcaagcaccgtgcagtcgttttgaaaagagtgaataaatatgggacccacatgaaaagaaattaattttttaatagtggaccccactctttttcaaagcgattgtacGGCGTTTgcacatttcacgactgtatgtagcattactctagttttaattagtttttttttttaccctttttcttacatgtattttttaatatatttaaatatctttttttaaaaaaatactttcttaatacCACAAGATTGAGGCTTCAACCACTCAGGCCAATCTCTTGGGGCTACACCCCCTGGCGAAGTCAATGACTTACCTAATTTCGTGTATGAGAAATTACTACGGGTACGAGATTAGAGTTTATTATGTAAAGATGAGTTTGAAGGGTCCTGCCTTGGAAAggttttccataaaaaattttaaaataaaaaatttaagcaGTAACACTTAACGGCGCGTTTGATCGGTGAGAAcagtagcatttttctattgAAATTTGGTTGAAATATTGTCTCAATATTAGACAGAGAggtgttgttttttattttaaatttttttattttaataagtataattgatatatatttttttaatatccaaacctaAAACTTTAAACTAATCCTCTTTACATGTACTTTGGGTTATTTAAGCTatttcttatataatcattacaattttttttaaattttcacacaaaatatagtaagcaattcatctttttcaaatttaaaaaaaaattatattaaaaaattatattttaaaaatatttcattcaacttttaacttttatctcatgatctcatctgtgtaaccaaacgagacctaaggtCTGGTTTGGGTAATGagttaatctcaactcatcttacatctcctcatataattattacaactttcttaaattttcaaataaaatgtaatacataattcaattttttcaaatttcaaaataaaaataatattaaaaaataatattttaataatattttattcaaatttcaactttaatctaatCTCAACGGATTATCCAAACCATTCCTAAATAATACAAGGTCGTGAGTTTTAAGGCCTCTTTAGATACTTTAGGATCATTTGTATTAAGATGTTTCAACAGTTGTATAAAAGTGTTTGAATCTCATTATGAAATATGTTTGCATTtagaattgagatgaaattattttaattttttatggaatttgaaaaaacattGGTGGATCCTATCAATTATTAAACtgtgtttttaataattgattaatatttataaatatattttctagtaaaaattattaattattaatcgAAAAAAATCcccaaacttattaaaatggaaaagtttaagtttttattttaaaacttttaattaaatttttaaaaatgactaatcattaatataaaatatacaattcgTATTAGCAATTGTAGATTTGATAAATTGAGtactttaaaatttatttaattaaaaattttaaattataaaaatagtgaataaaaaatataacatttcaatttgttttaatttaaaaagcTCAATCAATACGCAGGAGATGGGAAAAGTGGTTCgaaaatatctaataaaattgtCAATTAATCTACTCTAAGGTCGGTCTATCTCCCACTCCACACACCTGGTGATATGGCAGACCCGGTCTGTTATAAACCGGTCCAAAGAGACCTAAATCTACTCGACTCGAAAGGTCTAGGTCTCCCCCCCCCTCAAATAGAATCCCCAGCCTTAGTCCCCGGCTCCCCTAGTCTCAGAATCCCTCAATATCCCCCCATCTTTGTGCCCTAACTCTCCAAAATCTCTCTCCCCATCGTCCCATCTCTCCCTCGAAATCTCCGTGCGCTAACTCCCGAAATTGTGAGAAATCATGATTCGTATTCACTTTTCCGTTCACGTGCGGATCAACAACAACTGCACCAGGTAAGTTTCCATTATTCATTTCTTGGCTAGCTGTTACCTTCTTCAAATTTCTTGCATGAAGGAAAAGCACCTC from Juglans regia cultivar Chandler chromosome 4, Walnut 2.0, whole genome shotgun sequence encodes:
- the LOC108988434 gene encoding spermidine hydroxycinnamoyl transferase-like — encoded protein: MVTLKSTSTIFPSKPTPGGVLQLSENDQIMQWTHAPLICIYKTTGDNNEKPTTLETLKDSLSRALVPYYPLAGRLSWIHGGRLELHCNAKGAQLSEAYSEAKLDELGDFAPTKAVEDLVPKVDYGSPIEDWPLMLVQVTRFSCGGLCVGTAMSHTMVDGWSAAKFFNAWTKLARGDELEENEMPFHDRTILRSSEPLLPLRFEHIEFTKPPLLLGHTDAKEEKMKETCATILKVSKEQVEGLRKKANEIPHQDMEMVVTRPYSRYEAVASHLWRCICKARASDNSQPTRLYLGLDYRSRLKPSLPLGYFGNAVLTTVTSKCVHGDLLSKPHSYAAGNIREAIERMTDEYIRSALDFITSKEDVSAMRSNFHIRAYTKTPNFLGNPNVSVGSWINLPFYGMDYGWGKPIYVGPGLLNDDGKCRSSCQVQLLMDLSS